One genomic segment of Candidatus Neomarinimicrobiota bacterium includes these proteins:
- a CDS encoding collagen-like protein, whose protein sequence is MSCEGPLGPTGEQGIQGIAGQDGTVGTDGIDSDDGAQGPQGVPGPGTRLVLSGEITSDDMVINIPTLALNSLDIPSLDVYVCPTGFECVPLPVTFLNEEGLVATAYFLGNSTIRLIRGLILVNTFASTGNYIIILVI, encoded by the coding sequence ATGTCTTGTGAAGGGCCACTTGGACCAACAGGCGAACAAGGCATTCAAGGAATTGCAGGACAAGATGGAACGGTTGGAACAGATGGTATAGACAGTGATGATGGAGCGCAAGGGCCTCAGGGAGTGCCAGGACCCGGAACAAGATTGGTGCTAAGCGGTGAAATAACTTCAGATGATATGGTAATTAATATACCAACCCTTGCCTTAAATAGTCTAGATATTCCCTCTTTAGATGTTTATGTTTGTCCTACGGGATTTGAGTGTGTACCACTTCCGGTTACTTTTCTTAATGAAGAAGGATTAGTCGCTACAGCCTATTTCCTCGGAAATTCAACCATCCGCCTTATAAGGGGACTAATTTTGGTCAATACATTTGCTTCGACAGGTAATTACATAATTATATTAGTTATTTGA
- a CDS encoding cyclic nucleotide-binding domain-containing protein produces the protein MNSDLTFSKKVKFSAETIIIQEGDIGGPFYILLEGKCEILKRDFPMTTLDKKGIIFGEMSMLLDIPRTATVKAFSDVEAIEVDISLDNMLDHYPKTTKSIIRTLAKRVIHQTDVLYGYIVQEELSEFGETDNEE, from the coding sequence ATGAATTCTGATTTAACGTTCTCAAAGAAAGTTAAATTTTCAGCGGAAACAATTATCATTCAAGAAGGAGATATAGGGGGTCCATTCTATATCCTTCTTGAGGGAAAATGCGAAATCCTTAAACGCGATTTTCCGATGACGACACTGGACAAAAAGGGTATCATCTTTGGGGAGATGAGTATGCTTCTTGACATACCGCGAACTGCAACCGTGAAAGCGTTTTCGGATGTAGAAGCGATTGAGGTTGACATCAGCCTTGATAATATGTTGGACCATTACCCGAAGACAACTAAGAGTATAATTCGCACCCTTGCTAAACGAGTTATTCATCAGACAGACGTTCTTTATGGTTATATTGTTCAGGAGGAGCTTTCGGAGTTCGGGGAGACAGATAATGAAGAGTAA